In one window of Skermanella rosea DNA:
- a CDS encoding CheR family methyltransferase — translation MTEAAHRSAPAGREREGSLSRSTGEREFHFTRGHFDQIAALLQQLTGIHLAPHKVEMVYSRLARRLRDLGMADFDAYCAFLASESGESEIGLLVNALTTNLTRFYREPHHFEHLATVVLPWIQERQAGAAKPRLRIWSAGCSSGEEPYTIAMTVASTLPDLHRWDVRILATDIDTHMVETARRGLYAADAASAIPAAVRSRHTAEQQQGTRRVLSMGESLRRLITFKPLNLLEDWPMRGPFDAIFCRNVLIYFDRHGRTEVIGKFHQLLDGDGHLYLGHSESLYGVSEQFRQVGPTSYQAIP, via the coding sequence ATGACTGAAGCGGCGCACCGGAGCGCACCGGCCGGCCGGGAACGGGAAGGAAGCCTGTCCCGGTCCACCGGCGAGCGCGAATTCCATTTCACCCGTGGGCATTTCGACCAGATCGCGGCGCTGCTCCAGCAGCTCACGGGCATCCATCTCGCTCCCCACAAGGTGGAGATGGTCTATTCCCGCCTTGCCCGCCGGCTGCGGGACCTGGGCATGGCGGACTTCGACGCCTACTGCGCCTTCCTGGCGTCCGAGTCGGGGGAAAGCGAGATCGGCCTGCTGGTCAATGCCCTGACCACCAACCTGACCCGCTTCTATCGGGAGCCCCATCACTTCGAGCACTTGGCCACGGTGGTGCTGCCCTGGATCCAGGAACGGCAGGCAGGCGCCGCCAAGCCGCGCCTGCGGATCTGGTCGGCGGGCTGCTCCTCGGGGGAGGAGCCCTACACGATCGCGATGACCGTGGCGTCCACGCTGCCCGACCTCCACCGCTGGGACGTCCGCATCCTGGCGACCGACATCGACACCCACATGGTCGAGACCGCGCGCCGGGGGCTTTACGCTGCGGACGCGGCAAGCGCCATACCCGCGGCGGTCCGCTCGCGCCACACCGCGGAGCAGCAGCAGGGGACCCGCCGGGTTCTCTCCATGGGCGAGAGCCTGCGCCGGCTGATCACTTTCAAGCCACTGAACCTGCTTGAAGACTGGCCTATGCGCGGACCCTTCGATGCGATCTTCTGCCGCAACGTGCTTATCTATTTTGACAGGCATGGTAGGACGGAAGTGATAGGGAAGTTCCATCAACTCCTGGATGGCGATGGGCATCTCTATCTCGGCCATTCAGAGAGTCTCTACGGCGTTTCAGAACAGTTTCGCCAAGTGGGGCCGACCAGCTATCAGGCCATACCATGA
- a CDS encoding STAS domain-containing protein — protein sequence MDYRIELDDLEARIFVTGRLTFNDHGKVRSMIQEMVQSHPKRQVMMIGGLEFVDSSGLGMILVAREEVAQVDKKLFLRGAQGQVKRVLSVAQLDKIVDIQD from the coding sequence ATGGATTATCGTATCGAGCTGGATGACCTGGAAGCGCGCATCTTCGTCACGGGCCGCCTGACCTTCAACGACCATGGCAAGGTCCGGAGCATGATCCAGGAGATGGTGCAGAGCCATCCGAAGCGTCAGGTCATGATGATCGGCGGGCTGGAGTTCGTGGACAGCTCCGGGCTCGGCATGATCCTGGTCGCCCGCGAGGAGGTCGCCCAGGTCGACAAGAAACTGTTCCTCCGCGGGGCGCAGGGGCAGGTCAAGCGGGTCCTTTCGGTCGCCCAGCTGGACAAGATCGTGGATATCCAGGACTGA
- a CDS encoding methyl-accepting chemotaxis protein, translating into MSFGLLKNIAGSRSDALPAAIRPVPAPTPVAELPADSGHDELLGRWLGFSELQNHCLDALATEVRRTSDLVESSTLEISSRFRDLATSAREQTKRVEDIIAVANSVTIDGEAIPLDRVVATMQQILVEMVNNIVNLSKQAMTMVYVLDDVVRDVGEVEKSIADIDTINRQTNFLALNATIEASRAGEAGRTFAVVANEVRHLSKATGDLAGRMRDKVGAVVVGVRRGHEILRDIANTDLSPQMLAKDRIDMTMMSLVAQSQHFQSVLQDAARVSTEISAHISQVITRMQFQDLAKQRLDHVIDGMTVMSNGLGELGARTRLALPAGAQADFPQEWVDQLLSGMTLSELRQRFVRRMLLAGSALDAHGALDHETEVPEADGVDPGLSDGTDDDNVELF; encoded by the coding sequence ATGTCGTTCGGATTGTTGAAGAACATCGCCGGCAGCCGTTCCGATGCGCTTCCGGCGGCGATCCGCCCGGTTCCGGCTCCGACACCGGTGGCTGAACTGCCGGCCGACTCCGGTCATGACGAGTTGCTGGGCCGCTGGCTCGGCTTTTCCGAGCTTCAGAACCATTGCCTGGACGCCCTGGCGACCGAGGTGAGGCGGACCAGCGACCTGGTCGAGTCCAGCACGCTGGAGATCAGTTCGCGGTTCCGCGACCTCGCCACTTCGGCGCGGGAGCAGACCAAGCGGGTCGAGGATATCATCGCGGTCGCCAACTCCGTCACGATCGACGGGGAGGCCATCCCGCTTGACCGCGTGGTCGCGACGATGCAGCAGATTCTGGTCGAGATGGTGAATAACATCGTCAACCTTTCCAAGCAGGCCATGACGATGGTCTATGTGCTGGACGATGTGGTCCGGGATGTCGGCGAGGTCGAGAAGAGCATCGCCGACATCGACACCATAAACCGCCAGACCAATTTCCTGGCGCTGAACGCGACCATCGAGGCCAGCCGCGCGGGCGAGGCCGGCAGGACCTTCGCGGTGGTCGCCAACGAGGTGCGTCACCTGTCCAAGGCGACCGGCGACCTTGCCGGCCGCATGCGCGACAAGGTCGGCGCGGTCGTCGTCGGCGTCCGGCGCGGCCACGAGATCCTGCGCGACATCGCGAACACCGACCTGTCGCCCCAGATGCTCGCCAAGGACCGCATCGACATGACGATGATGAGCCTGGTCGCGCAGAGCCAGCATTTCCAGAGCGTGCTCCAGGATGCGGCGCGGGTTTCGACCGAGATTTCCGCCCATATCAGCCAGGTCATCACCCGGATGCAGTTCCAGGATCTGGCCAAGCAGCGCCTGGACCATGTGATCGACGGCATGACCGTGATGTCGAACGGCCTGGGCGAACTGGGCGCGAGGACGCGCCTCGCCCTGCCGGCCGGCGCCCAGGCGGACTTCCCGCAGGAATGGGTGGACCAGCTGCTGTCCGGCATGACCTTGAGCGAGCTTCGCCAGCGCTTCGTCCGCCGCATGCTGCTGGCGGGCTCGGCGCTGGATGCCCACGGCGCGCTGGACCACGAGACGGAGGTCCCGGAAGCCGACGGCGTGGATCCGGGCCTGTCGGACGGCACGGACGACGATAATGTCGAACTCTTCTGA
- a CDS encoding ATP-binding protein: protein MRASTLYGVGLTAEHLQEIAALVGRGGHPVVCGLPADACARIDGAAVLAADLDQACLSQALDRGAGACIEVGSLDATTAAECVRRAAGCTLFLSLTTASAYRLPVAQAVVAVIDGIASLGQERRDDVELALQEAISNAVIHGNLAVSSLRGPTLAALDAFSCDLNERLADPALANLRVGIAVSIDDAEIAIEVIDEGPGFVPKPRAPTAASGRGIGLIESLAAAWELLDDGRRVRMRFAR, encoded by the coding sequence ATGCGGGCGAGCACGCTCTACGGTGTCGGACTGACAGCCGAGCACCTCCAGGAGATCGCGGCGCTCGTCGGCCGCGGCGGCCACCCCGTCGTCTGCGGCCTTCCGGCGGACGCCTGTGCCCGGATCGACGGCGCCGCCGTGCTCGCGGCGGACCTTGACCAAGCTTGCCTCAGCCAGGCCCTGGACCGGGGGGCCGGGGCCTGCATCGAGGTCGGTTCGCTCGACGCCACGACGGCGGCGGAGTGCGTGCGGCGTGCGGCGGGCTGCACGCTGTTCCTGTCCCTGACCACGGCGAGCGCCTATCGGCTGCCCGTGGCCCAGGCGGTGGTGGCCGTGATCGACGGGATCGCGTCGCTCGGGCAGGAGAGGCGGGACGACGTCGAGCTGGCGCTCCAGGAAGCCATCAGCAACGCGGTGATCCACGGCAACTTGGCGGTATCGAGCCTGCGCGGCCCCACGCTGGCGGCGCTGGACGCCTTCTCCTGCGATCTCAACGAAAGGCTGGCCGATCCGGCGCTGGCGAACCTGCGGGTCGGGATCGCCGTTTCGATCGACGATGCGGAGATCGCCATCGAGGTGATCGACGAAGGTCCCGGTTTCGTGCCGAAGCCCCGGGCTCCGACGGCGGCGAGCGGGCGGGGCATCGGCCTGATCGAGTCCCTGGCGGCCGCATGGGAGTTGCTCGACGACGGCCGCCGGGTCCGGATGAGGTTCGCCCGATGA
- a CDS encoding protein-glutamate methylesterase/protein-glutamine glutaminase — MMGKPIRVAIVDDSALMRRMLTEALAAEPGFEVVGQAANPYEAREMIKSANPDVLTLDVEMPRMDGLTFLEKIMTLRPMPVVMVSTLTREGADATVRALELGAIDCIAKPNGAEGERFADFRDELIGKLKVAAHVRLGPPRTKPARAKAGVRGGSGRLIALGASTGGVERIRDILEVLPEGSPPILIVQHMGAFYVPSFAARLDRQSALTVRMAESGMRVMAGEVLIAPGDRHMALRRDGFGYLCEIVDGPPVSGHRPSVDVLFNSVAEVAGVNAVGVILSGMGRDGASGMAAMHAAGAWTIGESEQSCVVYGMPRMAKLAGGVAVEMPLGQIPAEMLRAAAAPASRST, encoded by the coding sequence ATGATGGGCAAGCCGATCCGGGTCGCGATCGTGGACGACAGCGCGCTGATGCGCCGGATGCTCACCGAGGCGCTGGCCGCAGAGCCGGGATTCGAGGTGGTCGGCCAGGCCGCCAATCCCTATGAGGCGCGGGAGATGATCAAGTCGGCCAATCCGGACGTCCTGACGCTGGACGTCGAGATGCCGCGCATGGACGGGCTGACCTTCCTGGAGAAGATCATGACGCTTCGGCCGATGCCGGTGGTCATGGTCTCGACCCTGACCCGCGAGGGGGCCGACGCCACCGTCCGGGCGCTGGAACTGGGGGCGATCGACTGCATCGCCAAGCCCAACGGCGCCGAGGGGGAGCGCTTCGCCGACTTCCGCGACGAACTGATCGGCAAGCTGAAGGTGGCGGCCCATGTCCGCCTGGGGCCTCCCAGGACGAAGCCTGCGCGGGCCAAGGCGGGAGTCCGCGGCGGCAGCGGCCGGCTGATCGCGCTGGGTGCCTCCACGGGCGGGGTCGAACGGATCCGCGACATCCTGGAGGTGCTGCCCGAAGGATCGCCGCCGATCCTGATCGTCCAGCACATGGGTGCCTTCTACGTGCCCAGCTTCGCCGCCCGGCTGGACCGCCAATCCGCGCTGACCGTCAGGATGGCCGAGTCGGGCATGCGCGTGATGGCCGGCGAGGTGCTGATCGCCCCCGGCGACCGGCACATGGCGCTGCGCCGGGATGGCTTCGGCTATCTGTGCGAGATCGTCGACGGACCGCCGGTCAGCGGTCACCGGCCGTCGGTCGACGTCCTGTTCAATTCGGTCGCCGAGGTGGCGGGCGTCAACGCGGTCGGCGTGATCCTGTCGGGGATGGGGCGCGACGGCGCTTCCGGGATGGCGGCGATGCATGCCGCGGGAGCCTGGACGATCGGTGAGAGCGAGCAGAGCTGCGTCGTCTACGGCATGCCCCGCATGGCCAAGCTGGCCGGCGGTGTCGCCGTGGAGATGCCGCTCGGGCAGATCCCGGCCGAGATGCTGCGCGCTGCGGCGGCCCCTGCCTCACGGTCGACCTGA
- a CDS encoding chemotaxis protein, translating to MRALDDRRGGVPSLDEPNEGYFHPGFRAHAVKVLLGEHKITQRPDEMLVTTLGSCIAACVRDPVLGLGGMNHFLLPEAPAGSDGGVDAAARYGGVAMERLINEILRRGGRRDRLEVKVFGGAKVIASSNPIGRRNAEFVLGFIAAEGLTLAAQDLGGTLARRVHYFPNTGKVMRRLIRQDAVEDTIRSEMRFMSDLGAKPVEGEIELFGD from the coding sequence GTGCGCGCACTCGACGACCGCAGAGGGGGTGTTCCGAGCCTGGACGAGCCCAACGAAGGCTATTTCCATCCGGGCTTCCGGGCCCATGCCGTCAAGGTCCTGCTCGGCGAGCACAAGATCACCCAGCGGCCCGACGAGATGCTGGTAACCACCCTCGGCTCCTGCATCGCCGCCTGCGTCCGCGATCCGGTCCTGGGTCTGGGGGGCATGAACCATTTCCTGCTGCCGGAAGCCCCCGCCGGGAGCGACGGCGGGGTCGACGCCGCCGCGCGGTACGGCGGTGTCGCCATGGAACGCCTGATCAACGAGATCCTGCGGCGGGGCGGCCGGCGCGACCGGTTGGAGGTGAAGGTGTTCGGCGGCGCCAAGGTGATCGCCAGCAGCAATCCCATCGGGCGCCGCAACGCTGAGTTCGTGCTGGGCTTCATCGCCGCCGAGGGGCTCACCCTGGCCGCGCAGGACCTGGGAGGCACCCTCGCGCGGCGGGTCCATTATTTCCCGAACACCGGGAAGGTGATGCGTCGCCTGATCCGGCAGGACGCGGTGGAGGACACCATCCGCAGCGAGATGCGGTTCATGTCCGACCTGGGCGCCAAGCCGGTCGAAGGCGAAATCGAGTTGTTCGGGGACTGA
- a CDS encoding chemotaxis protein CheW, with protein sequence MATVPSAALPAVPRGQAGPASAEEQYVTFTVGTEEYGVNILSVREIRGWTPETKLPNMPDYVRGVVNLRGIIIPIFDLRARFGGSQTEVTKRHVVVVLQVGERTRGILVDAISDILTVAHDAVKPPPDIDSGLIDQQYLSGLVTAENRMVTLLDVTRLFAGDAVEVLASHPIQIPHQAQA encoded by the coding sequence ATGGCAACAGTCCCCTCGGCCGCCCTGCCGGCCGTTCCGCGAGGTCAGGCCGGACCGGCTTCGGCCGAGGAACAATACGTCACCTTCACCGTCGGGACGGAGGAGTACGGCGTCAACATCCTGTCCGTGCGCGAGATCCGCGGCTGGACGCCGGAGACCAAGCTTCCCAACATGCCAGACTACGTGCGCGGCGTGGTCAACCTGCGCGGCATCATCATTCCGATTTTCGACCTGCGCGCCCGCTTCGGCGGTAGCCAGACCGAGGTGACCAAGCGCCACGTGGTGGTGGTCCTGCAGGTCGGCGAACGCACCCGGGGCATCCTGGTGGACGCGATTTCCGACATCCTGACCGTCGCCCACGACGCGGTGAAGCCGCCGCCGGACATCGACAGCGGGCTGATCGACCAACAGTACCTGAGCGGGCTGGTCACGGCGGAGAACCGCATGGTGACCCTGCTGGACGTGACCCGCCTGTTCGCCGGGGACGCCGTCGAGGTGCTCGCTTCCCATCCTATCCAGATCCCGCATCAGGCGCAGGCCTGA
- a CDS encoding response regulator: MNGGMEMASAAALTELRQVGILDCLILVVDDTDFNRTLITAMLRQAGFRRIEHAVDGIDALRKIDHEMPDLVILDIVMPGLDGFEVCRRLRAEERFADLPVLVQTALSNTEDRNKAFQLGTTDLITKPIDRNELLARVRIHLENRMLIQDLQLYRTRLENELAMAREMYGHLLPTAAIFDQISRDSGVRIRHHRAVSSELGGDIWGVIPLPEGRFGLYLLDMTGTGVSAALNAFRMHTVLHELAPLASYPSRFLTEANARAVGLFESDERAAMIYGVVDPTAGTFSYTTASARRPILVRHGSDTATLGEADGAPVGHAAGSVYRTRTLTFGPGTMLLLYNNAVLTALPGDGGRAAERALADLAVPALQAPGLDEACDRMVAALARAVGDRPGQDMTLVFLAKDACNPPWAER, translated from the coding sequence ATGAACGGCGGGATGGAGATGGCCTCCGCGGCGGCGCTGACCGAGCTCCGGCAGGTCGGGATTCTCGACTGCCTGATCCTGGTGGTGGACGATACCGACTTCAACCGCACCTTGATCACCGCGATGCTCCGGCAGGCGGGGTTCCGCCGGATCGAGCATGCGGTCGACGGCATCGACGCGTTGCGCAAGATCGACCATGAAATGCCTGATCTGGTCATCCTGGACATCGTGATGCCCGGCCTGGACGGGTTCGAGGTGTGCCGGCGCCTGCGCGCCGAGGAGCGATTCGCCGATCTGCCCGTCCTTGTCCAGACCGCTCTGTCCAATACCGAGGACCGCAACAAGGCATTCCAACTCGGCACCACCGACCTGATAACCAAGCCGATCGACCGGAACGAACTGCTGGCCCGGGTCCGCATCCACCTGGAGAACCGGATGCTGATCCAGGATCTCCAGCTCTACCGCACCCGGCTGGAGAACGAACTGGCCATGGCGCGGGAGATGTACGGCCACCTGCTGCCGACCGCGGCGATCTTCGACCAGATCAGCCGCGACAGCGGCGTGCGCATCCGTCATCACCGGGCCGTTTCGTCCGAACTGGGCGGCGACATCTGGGGCGTCATCCCGCTGCCGGAGGGACGCTTCGGGCTCTATCTCCTGGACATGACCGGGACCGGCGTATCGGCGGCCTTGAACGCGTTCCGCATGCATACCGTGCTCCACGAACTGGCGCCGCTAGCGTCTTATCCCTCCCGCTTCCTGACCGAGGCCAATGCTCGCGCGGTCGGGCTGTTCGAGTCGGACGAGCGGGCGGCGATGATCTATGGCGTGGTCGATCCGACCGCCGGGACCTTCTCCTACACCACCGCCTCGGCCCGGCGGCCGATCCTGGTCCGGCACGGCTCCGACACGGCGACTCTGGGCGAGGCCGACGGCGCGCCGGTCGGACATGCCGCCGGGAGCGTCTACCGCACCCGCACCCTGACGTTCGGGCCGGGCACCATGCTGCTTCTCTACAACAATGCCGTGCTGACCGCCCTGCCGGGCGACGGCGGCCGGGCGGCGGAACGGGCGCTCGCCGACCTCGCTGTTCCGGCCCTGCAGGCGCCCGGCCTGGATGAGGCCTGCGACCGCATGGTCGCGGCGCTCGCCCGCGCGGTCGGCGACCGCCCCGGCCAGGACATGACCCTGGTCTTCCTGGCCAAGGATGCCTGTAATCCTCCCTGGGCGGAGCGGTAG
- a CDS encoding methyl-accepting chemotaxis protein: protein MSVTDRTSAPARLGIKKRLWLAFGLMVGLLVAGFGYGGYSLMATQALVHLLSDIGEEARFAKDLESDMVGLRITARNFAYSGDQRLPPVVRDLHAKLLGHIGTTKKAVDDPMRLRLVADIEALAADYLVNFEKLVDLRTRQDTLLRERMEPLADRVFGHFAELKDKSAAAGAIAASFAAAEAEEHWLVARLVAERFLTSGDQSARQKFDDNIAELRLHLEQFDAELKDPKLQEVRAALAEGVKQFTAGFNEILSSNVEILRLRDDVLLNVGTATSKKAVEIVNSAEASQTEIEATAAAQARTALTITVIIGVISTLLGIIAAHLISRSIITPVNALRKVMSDLTDGDLAVTVPGTADRDELGDMARAVDAFKTVAVAAVRTRIGLDNVSANIMMSDADGKIVYCNRAIMSMFGACEADLRKSLPAFDSKSLIGTNIDVFHRDPSHQRRLLGGLTGSHKGIAKAGGHTFQVIAHPVSGQRGERLGTIIEWRDLTEELQVEEEIGGIVAGAVRGDFSARIELAGKSGFFLTVSEGINDLAENVCAVAEDLASVLQSLSHGDLTRRIEKDYEGVFQRLKSDFNSTAEKLSDIVGRISQSTAAISEAAREVSAGSLDLSERTEQQASSLEETAASMEQLAATVRSNADNAKQVNEVASTARTAADRGGKVAGDAVDAMRRIESSSQKISDIIGVIDEIAFQTNLLALNAAVEAARAGDAGRGFAVVAQEVRTLAQRSAQASKEIKALIIDSNTQVRDGVDLVGNAGGALSDIVAGVSRVADLVAEIARATAEQANGLDEINGAVAQMDEMTQKNAALVEQSSAAARSMEGQAHDLGSLISFFSVSGGLPASEDLPSRPAPVPMRKTAAGGRSAPRQAARPAVSEAKRVVPHPTTLRRVETNDDPDWKEF from the coding sequence ATGTCCGTCACCGATCGAACCTCCGCCCCGGCTCGGCTCGGCATCAAAAAGCGCCTGTGGCTCGCGTTCGGCCTGATGGTCGGCCTGCTGGTCGCCGGCTTCGGCTATGGCGGATACAGCCTGATGGCGACCCAGGCCCTTGTCCATCTCCTGAGCGACATCGGGGAGGAGGCGAGGTTCGCCAAGGACCTGGAGTCCGATATGGTGGGTCTCCGCATCACCGCGCGCAACTTCGCGTACAGCGGAGACCAGAGGCTGCCGCCGGTCGTCCGGGACCTGCACGCCAAGCTGCTGGGCCACATCGGCACCACCAAGAAGGCGGTCGACGACCCGATGCGCCTGCGGCTGGTGGCCGACATCGAAGCGCTCGCCGCCGACTACCTGGTCAACTTCGAGAAGCTGGTGGACCTGCGGACCCGGCAGGACACCCTGCTGCGCGAGCGGATGGAGCCCTTGGCCGACAGGGTCTTCGGGCACTTCGCCGAGCTGAAGGACAAGTCCGCGGCCGCCGGCGCGATCGCCGCGTCGTTCGCCGCCGCGGAGGCGGAGGAACACTGGCTTGTCGCGCGGCTGGTAGCCGAACGGTTCCTGACCAGCGGGGACCAGTCGGCCCGGCAGAAGTTCGATGACAACATCGCCGAGCTGCGCCTGCATCTCGAACAGTTCGACGCGGAACTGAAGGATCCGAAGCTGCAGGAGGTCAGGGCCGCTCTCGCCGAGGGGGTCAAGCAGTTCACCGCCGGTTTCAACGAGATCCTGTCGAGCAACGTGGAAATCCTTCGGCTGCGCGACGACGTCCTGCTCAACGTGGGCACGGCGACCTCGAAGAAGGCGGTCGAGATCGTCAACTCGGCGGAAGCGAGCCAGACGGAAATCGAGGCCACCGCGGCGGCGCAGGCCAGGACCGCCCTGACGATCACCGTGATCATCGGCGTGATATCCACCCTGCTCGGGATCATCGCCGCCCACCTGATCTCGCGCAGCATCATCACCCCGGTCAACGCGCTCCGCAAGGTGATGTCCGACCTGACCGACGGCGATCTCGCCGTCACGGTTCCCGGCACCGCCGACCGCGACGAGCTGGGTGACATGGCGCGCGCCGTGGATGCGTTCAAGACCGTCGCCGTGGCGGCGGTGCGGACCCGGATCGGCCTCGACAACGTCAGCGCCAACATCATGATGTCCGACGCGGACGGCAAGATCGTCTATTGCAACCGGGCGATCATGAGCATGTTCGGCGCGTGCGAGGCCGACCTGCGCAAGAGCCTGCCGGCCTTCGACTCGAAATCCCTGATCGGGACGAACATCGATGTCTTCCATCGCGATCCGTCGCATCAGCGCCGGCTGCTCGGCGGGCTGACCGGCAGTCACAAGGGCATCGCCAAGGCCGGCGGCCATACCTTCCAGGTCATCGCCCATCCGGTGTCCGGCCAGCGCGGGGAACGTCTCGGCACCATCATCGAATGGCGCGACCTGACCGAGGAACTCCAGGTCGAGGAGGAAATCGGCGGCATCGTCGCCGGCGCGGTTCGGGGCGACTTCTCCGCCCGGATCGAACTGGCGGGCAAGAGCGGATTCTTCCTGACGGTCAGCGAGGGCATCAACGATCTGGCCGAGAATGTCTGCGCCGTCGCCGAGGATCTGGCCTCCGTCCTCCAGTCCCTTTCCCACGGCGACCTTACCCGCCGGATCGAGAAGGACTACGAAGGCGTCTTCCAGCGCCTCAAGAGCGACTTCAACTCCACGGCCGAAAAGCTCTCGGACATCGTCGGCCGGATCAGCCAGTCCACGGCCGCGATCTCCGAAGCGGCGCGCGAGGTTTCGGCGGGAAGCCTCGACCTGTCCGAGCGGACCGAGCAGCAGGCCTCCAGCCTGGAGGAAACGGCGGCCAGCATGGAGCAACTCGCCGCGACGGTGCGCAGCAACGCCGACAATGCCAAGCAGGTCAACGAGGTCGCCTCGACCGCCCGTACCGCCGCCGATCGCGGCGGCAAGGTCGCCGGCGATGCGGTGGACGCCATGCGCAGGATCGAGAGCTCCAGCCAGAAGATCAGCGACATCATTGGCGTGATCGACGAGATCGCTTTCCAGACCAACCTCCTGGCGCTGAACGCGGCGGTCGAGGCCGCCCGGGCGGGCGACGCCGGACGCGGCTTCGCGGTGGTGGCGCAGGAGGTCCGGACGCTGGCCCAGCGCTCGGCCCAGGCGTCGAAGGAGATCAAGGCCCTGATCATCGACAGCAACACCCAGGTGCGCGACGGCGTCGACCTCGTCGGAAATGCCGGCGGCGCGCTCTCGGACATCGTGGCGGGCGTCAGCCGGGTCGCCGACCTGGTCGCGGAGATCGCCCGCGCGACCGCCGAGCAGGCCAACGGCCTGGACGAGATCAACGGCGCCGTCGCCCAGATGGATGAGATGACCCAGAAGAACGCGGCGCTGGTCGAACAGAGTTCGGCGGCGGCGCGCTCGATGGAAGGGCAGGCCCATGATCTCGGCTCGCTGATCTCGTTCTTCAGCGTCTCCGGTGGCCTGCCCGCTTCCGAAGATCTCCCGTCGCGGCCCGCGCCGGTCCCGATGCGCAAGACCGCGGCCGGCGGGCGTTCCGCCCCCCGCCAAGCGGCCCGCCCCGCCGTCTCCGAAGCCAAACGGGTCGTCCCGCACCCGACCACCCTGCGCCGGGTGGAGACCAATGACGACCCCGACTGGAAGGAGTTCTGA